In Primulina huaijiensis isolate GDHJ02 chromosome 4, ASM1229523v2, whole genome shotgun sequence, a genomic segment contains:
- the LOC140975254 gene encoding uncharacterized protein isoform X2, with amino-acid sequence MLDLLLVWLEGDLQYLQFFKIVLHCGNSAIMRGKTFERRFSGWFTRWNKEEVNTWLAKFIRMNEFKEEVCKSWFAPVGSASDYPFLSKWVIYGELTCSGSCEESPDEISPIYSLWATFIGLYMANYVVERSTGWALTHPVSQKEFDKLKKKQMKPDFLEMVPWYSGTSADLFKTVFDLLVSVTVFVGRFDMRMMQAAMSRAEVGGKHEDLLYDQFSERDELWFDFMADTGDGGNSSYSVARLLAQPSVRVWSDDSPIMLPRGNLLLIGGDLAYPNPSEFTYENRLFRPFEYALQPPVWYKKEHIAINKPELPHGLSSLKQYDGPQCFLIPGNHDWFDGLQTFMRYICHKSWLGGWFMPQKKSYFALQLPKGWWVFGLDLALHCDIDVYQFKFFSELIKEKVGDSDSVIIMTHEPNWLLDWYWEDTSGKNVTHLICDHLKGRCKLRMAGDLHHYMRHSFVQSEKPVHVQHLLVNGCGGAFLHPTHVFSNFNNLYGTTYESKASYPSFEDSSRIALGNILKFRKKNWQFDTIGGFLYFILAFSMFPQCKLGHMLRDDTFSGHLRSFFGTVWDAFIYMLGWSYVSSAGAFLLLVIAITFVPSKVSRKRRIIIGILHVSAHLAAALILMLLLELGIETCIKHKLLANAGYHTLYEWYRSVESEHFPDPTGLRARMEQWTFGLYPACIKYLMSAFDVPEVMAVTRKNICKNGMDSLPRGGAAIYYASVFLYFWVFSTPIVSLIFGSYLYICINWLHIHFDEAFSSLRIANYKSFTRFHIDPKGDLEVFTLAVDKVPKDWKLDPNWEGESKQPQNLSYLRKHPSKWRSVSSQQDPVNTVRIVDRFVVEQTVKPEVEPVNGSVTH; translated from the exons ATGTTGGACTTGTTGCTCGTGTGGCTGGAAGGAGACCTGCAATACTTACAATTCTTCAAAATTGTGCT CCACTGTGGTAACAGTGCTATTATGAGAGGCAAGACATTTGAAAGGAGGTTCTCTGGCTGGTTTACTCGATGGAACAAAGAAGAAGTGAATACATGGCTTGCAAAATTTATACGTATGAATGAGTTTAAAGAAGAAGTTTGCAAATCTTGGTTTGCTCCAGTTGGTTCTGCCAGTGATTATCCGTTTCTGTCCAAATGGGTCATTTATGGAGAG TTAACTTGTAGTGGTTCTTGTGAAGAATCACCAGATGAAATTTCTCCTATATATTCATTATGGGCCACTTTCATAGGCCTCTACATGGCAAATTATGTTGTGGAGAGATCGACCGG ATGGGCTCTTACTCACCCTGTATCACAAAAAGAATTTGACAAGTTGAAGAAAAAGCAAATGAAGCCTGATTTCTTGGAGATGGTTCCTTGGTATTCGGG GACATCTGCTGATTTATTCAAGACAGTTTTTGACCTCCTTGTATCAGTTACTGTGTTTGTTGGACGCTTTGACATGCGTATGATGCAG GCTGCAATGAGCAGGGCTGAAGTTGGAGGGAAGCATGAGGATCTTTTATATGACCAGTTTAGCGAGAGAGATGAATTATGGTTTGATTTTATGGCTGATACTGGTGACGGTGGTAATTCTTCCTATAGCGTTGCACGACTTCTTGCTCAGCCCTCTGTAAGAGTTTGGAGTGATGATTCACCGATTATGCTGCCCCGTGGTAACCTGCTCCTTATTGGAGGTGATCTTGC GTATCCCAATCCATCTGAATTCACATATGAGAATCGTCTTTTTCGTCCCTTTGAATATGCTCTGCAACCTCCAGTTTGGTATAAGAAGGAGCATATAGCTATAAACAAACCGGAATTGCCTCATGGGTTGTCGTCTTTGAAACAGTATGATGGGCCTCAGTGCTTTCTCATACCTGGAAATCATG ATTGGTTTGATGGGCTTCAGACGTTTATGCGATATATTTGTCACAAGAGCTGGTTAGGTGGATGGTTTATGCCTCAAAAGAAAAGTTATTTTGCCCTTCAGCTACCCAAAGGATGGTGGGTCTTTGGTCTTGATCTTGCTTTGCATTGCGATATTGATGTCTACCAGTTCAAGTTTTTTTCagaattaattaaagaaaag GTTGGAGACTCTGATTCTGTGATTATCATGACCCACGAACCTAATTGGCTTCTTGACTGGTACTGGGAAGACACGAGTGGAAAGAATGTTACCCATCTGATATGTGACCATTTGAAAGGAAGGTGTAAGCTCAGAATGGCAGGAGACTTGCATCATTACATGCGCCATTCATTTGTGCAGTCAGAGAAGCCCGTACATGTGCAACATTTACTTGTTAATGGTTGTGGTGGGGCATTTTTGCATCCCACTCATGTCTTTAGTAATTTCAACAATTTATACGGGACTACGTATGAAAGCAAGGCATCTTACCCTTCATTTGAAGACTCAAGCAGG ATTGCTTTAGGGAATATATTGAAGTTTCGGAAGAAAAATTGGCAGTTTGATACAATCGGTGGCTTTTTATATTTCATCTTGGCCTTTTCCATGTTTCCACAG TGTAAGCTAGGACATATGTTACGAGATGATACATTTTCTGGCCATCTAAGAAGCTTCTTTGGCACGGTATGGGATGCTTTCATCTATATGCTGGGATGGTCGTATGTATCATCAGCCGGCGCTTTTTTATTGTTAGTTATTGCCATCACCTTTGTGCCCTCAAAAGTGTCTCGAAAGAGAAGAATAATAATTGGCATACTCCATGTGTCTGCGCACCTGGCTGCTGCGTTGATTTTAATGTTGCTTTTGGAATTGGGGATTGAGACATGTATCAAGCATAAATTATTGGCAAATGCAG GTTATCACACTTTATATGAGTGGTATCGATCTGTTGAGAGTGAGCATTTTCCGGATCCAACAGGCCTCAGAGCACGCATGGAGCAATGGACTTTCGGCCTATATCCAGCATGCATAAAGTACCTGATGTCCGCTTTCGATGTTCCTGAG GTGATGGCTGTCACCAGGAAGAACATCTGCAAGAATGGGATGGATTCACTTCCCCGAGGAGGTGCTGCCATTTATTATGCTTCCGTCTTCCTTTACTTCTGGGTCTTTTCGACTCCCATCGTGTCATTGATTTTTGGAAGCTACCTCTATATCTGCATCAATTGGCTTCACATACACTTTGACGAAGCATTCTCGTCCCTGCGAATCGCTAACTACAAGTCATTTACACGATTCCACATAGACCCGAAAGGCGATCTTGAAGTCTTCACCCTTGCAGTCGATAAA GTTCCAAAAGACTGGAAGCTGGATCCTAATTGGGAGGGAGAGTCGAAACAGCCACAAAACCTTAGCTACCTCAGAAAGCATCCAAGCAAATGGCGATCTGTTTCCTCTCAGCAGGATCCTGTTAACACTGTAAGAATCGTCGACCGCTTTGTCGTTGAACAAACAGTAAAACCTGAAGTAGAGCCAGTTAATGGATCAGTAACTCACTGA
- the LOC140975254 gene encoding uncharacterized protein isoform X1 encodes MGPDRQPSGLLDTLNMETVRTIFTHTYPYPHQHSRHAVIAVFIGCLFFISSENMHTLIQKLDSNIKWWSIYACLLGFFYFFSSPFIGKTIKPNYSNFSRWYIAWILVAALYHLPSFQSMGVDMRMNLSLFLTIYLSSILFLLVFHVIFLGLWYVGLVARVAGRRPAILTILQNCAVISVACCVFYSHCGNSAIMRGKTFERRFSGWFTRWNKEEVNTWLAKFIRMNEFKEEVCKSWFAPVGSASDYPFLSKWVIYGELTCSGSCEESPDEISPIYSLWATFIGLYMANYVVERSTGWALTHPVSQKEFDKLKKKQMKPDFLEMVPWYSGTSADLFKTVFDLLVSVTVFVGRFDMRMMQAAMSRAEVGGKHEDLLYDQFSERDELWFDFMADTGDGGNSSYSVARLLAQPSVRVWSDDSPIMLPRGNLLLIGGDLAYPNPSEFTYENRLFRPFEYALQPPVWYKKEHIAINKPELPHGLSSLKQYDGPQCFLIPGNHDWFDGLQTFMRYICHKSWLGGWFMPQKKSYFALQLPKGWWVFGLDLALHCDIDVYQFKFFSELIKEKVGDSDSVIIMTHEPNWLLDWYWEDTSGKNVTHLICDHLKGRCKLRMAGDLHHYMRHSFVQSEKPVHVQHLLVNGCGGAFLHPTHVFSNFNNLYGTTYESKASYPSFEDSSRIALGNILKFRKKNWQFDTIGGFLYFILAFSMFPQCKLGHMLRDDTFSGHLRSFFGTVWDAFIYMLGWSYVSSAGAFLLLVIAITFVPSKVSRKRRIIIGILHVSAHLAAALILMLLLELGIETCIKHKLLANAGYHTLYEWYRSVESEHFPDPTGLRARMEQWTFGLYPACIKYLMSAFDVPEVMAVTRKNICKNGMDSLPRGGAAIYYASVFLYFWVFSTPIVSLIFGSYLYICINWLHIHFDEAFSSLRIANYKSFTRFHIDPKGDLEVFTLAVDKVPKDWKLDPNWEGESKQPQNLSYLRKHPSKWRSVSSQQDPVNTVRIVDRFVVEQTVKPEVEPVNGSVTH; translated from the exons ATGGGGCCTGACAGACAGCCTAGTGGTTTACTAGATACTCTAAATATGGAGACAGTTAGGACTATTTTCACTCACACATATCCATATCCGCATCAGCATTCACGGCATGCGGTCATTGCTGTTTTTATTGGTTGCTTATTTTTCATATCCTCCGAAAATATGCATACGCTTATCCAGAAGTTAGACAGCAACATTAAATGGTGGTCGATCTATGCCTGCTTGCTTGgattcttctattttttttcttctcctttTATAGGGAAAACAATCAAACCGAATTATTCTAATTTCAGTCGCTG GTATATAGCCTGGATATTGGTGGCTGCCTTATATCACCTTCCTAGTTTTCAATCGATGGGAGTTGATATGAGGATGAACCTATCTTTGTTTTTAACAATCTATTTATCTTCCATTttatttcttcttgttttccaCGTAATATTTCTTGGCCTCTGGTATGTTGGACTTGTTGCTCGTGTGGCTGGAAGGAGACCTGCAATACTTACAATTCTTCAAAATTGTGCT GTTATAAGTGTAGCATGTTGTGTATTTTATAGCCACTGTGGTAACAGTGCTATTATGAGAGGCAAGACATTTGAAAGGAGGTTCTCTGGCTGGTTTACTCGATGGAACAAAGAAGAAGTGAATACATGGCTTGCAAAATTTATACGTATGAATGAGTTTAAAGAAGAAGTTTGCAAATCTTGGTTTGCTCCAGTTGGTTCTGCCAGTGATTATCCGTTTCTGTCCAAATGGGTCATTTATGGAGAG TTAACTTGTAGTGGTTCTTGTGAAGAATCACCAGATGAAATTTCTCCTATATATTCATTATGGGCCACTTTCATAGGCCTCTACATGGCAAATTATGTTGTGGAGAGATCGACCGG ATGGGCTCTTACTCACCCTGTATCACAAAAAGAATTTGACAAGTTGAAGAAAAAGCAAATGAAGCCTGATTTCTTGGAGATGGTTCCTTGGTATTCGGG GACATCTGCTGATTTATTCAAGACAGTTTTTGACCTCCTTGTATCAGTTACTGTGTTTGTTGGACGCTTTGACATGCGTATGATGCAG GCTGCAATGAGCAGGGCTGAAGTTGGAGGGAAGCATGAGGATCTTTTATATGACCAGTTTAGCGAGAGAGATGAATTATGGTTTGATTTTATGGCTGATACTGGTGACGGTGGTAATTCTTCCTATAGCGTTGCACGACTTCTTGCTCAGCCCTCTGTAAGAGTTTGGAGTGATGATTCACCGATTATGCTGCCCCGTGGTAACCTGCTCCTTATTGGAGGTGATCTTGC GTATCCCAATCCATCTGAATTCACATATGAGAATCGTCTTTTTCGTCCCTTTGAATATGCTCTGCAACCTCCAGTTTGGTATAAGAAGGAGCATATAGCTATAAACAAACCGGAATTGCCTCATGGGTTGTCGTCTTTGAAACAGTATGATGGGCCTCAGTGCTTTCTCATACCTGGAAATCATG ATTGGTTTGATGGGCTTCAGACGTTTATGCGATATATTTGTCACAAGAGCTGGTTAGGTGGATGGTTTATGCCTCAAAAGAAAAGTTATTTTGCCCTTCAGCTACCCAAAGGATGGTGGGTCTTTGGTCTTGATCTTGCTTTGCATTGCGATATTGATGTCTACCAGTTCAAGTTTTTTTCagaattaattaaagaaaag GTTGGAGACTCTGATTCTGTGATTATCATGACCCACGAACCTAATTGGCTTCTTGACTGGTACTGGGAAGACACGAGTGGAAAGAATGTTACCCATCTGATATGTGACCATTTGAAAGGAAGGTGTAAGCTCAGAATGGCAGGAGACTTGCATCATTACATGCGCCATTCATTTGTGCAGTCAGAGAAGCCCGTACATGTGCAACATTTACTTGTTAATGGTTGTGGTGGGGCATTTTTGCATCCCACTCATGTCTTTAGTAATTTCAACAATTTATACGGGACTACGTATGAAAGCAAGGCATCTTACCCTTCATTTGAAGACTCAAGCAGG ATTGCTTTAGGGAATATATTGAAGTTTCGGAAGAAAAATTGGCAGTTTGATACAATCGGTGGCTTTTTATATTTCATCTTGGCCTTTTCCATGTTTCCACAG TGTAAGCTAGGACATATGTTACGAGATGATACATTTTCTGGCCATCTAAGAAGCTTCTTTGGCACGGTATGGGATGCTTTCATCTATATGCTGGGATGGTCGTATGTATCATCAGCCGGCGCTTTTTTATTGTTAGTTATTGCCATCACCTTTGTGCCCTCAAAAGTGTCTCGAAAGAGAAGAATAATAATTGGCATACTCCATGTGTCTGCGCACCTGGCTGCTGCGTTGATTTTAATGTTGCTTTTGGAATTGGGGATTGAGACATGTATCAAGCATAAATTATTGGCAAATGCAG GTTATCACACTTTATATGAGTGGTATCGATCTGTTGAGAGTGAGCATTTTCCGGATCCAACAGGCCTCAGAGCACGCATGGAGCAATGGACTTTCGGCCTATATCCAGCATGCATAAAGTACCTGATGTCCGCTTTCGATGTTCCTGAG GTGATGGCTGTCACCAGGAAGAACATCTGCAAGAATGGGATGGATTCACTTCCCCGAGGAGGTGCTGCCATTTATTATGCTTCCGTCTTCCTTTACTTCTGGGTCTTTTCGACTCCCATCGTGTCATTGATTTTTGGAAGCTACCTCTATATCTGCATCAATTGGCTTCACATACACTTTGACGAAGCATTCTCGTCCCTGCGAATCGCTAACTACAAGTCATTTACACGATTCCACATAGACCCGAAAGGCGATCTTGAAGTCTTCACCCTTGCAGTCGATAAA GTTCCAAAAGACTGGAAGCTGGATCCTAATTGGGAGGGAGAGTCGAAACAGCCACAAAACCTTAGCTACCTCAGAAAGCATCCAAGCAAATGGCGATCTGTTTCCTCTCAGCAGGATCCTGTTAACACTGTAAGAATCGTCGACCGCTTTGTCGTTGAACAAACAGTAAAACCTGAAGTAGAGCCAGTTAATGGATCAGTAACTCACTGA
- the LOC140975252 gene encoding putative pentatricopeptide repeat-containing protein At5g08490, whose translation MSEALSLVVQRVCQIRSNSNYLIFADVLKSCAAALHFNLGKILHSLVIKQGHSSCLFILKALLNMYAKCEVLDDCRNLFDEIDGRDTVTWNIILSGFAGTWNHDDKVMKLFSLLRGSHNSKPSAVTLAIILPVYTRLGCLDSGRSIHAYAVKSGLESQTLVGNALVSMYAKRGVVLDASSVFCGIADKDVVSYNAIIAGFAEIKLVDRAFELFCKMIEELVIPNYATFANILPICAALRSTVGFKKGKEIHSYVLRRTELEKETTVTNALLSFYLRSGKMREAQNIFRRMKFRDLVSWNSMIAGYAVNGEWLKSLEIFHEFVRLGSILDSITLISILPACAELCHIQVGKEIHGYVFRHLSLCEETSIGNALIRFYAKCGYIEIAIRTFLFIPQKDLISWNTLLDAFGENLLETQFAEFLYRMLVEEVKPDAVTILTIVKLYGILSKISNIKQAHGYSLRSGVLLAQVEPTLVNALLDAYSKCENMEYASKLFENFLQKRNLITCNSIIPVYLANGSYDDSSMLFRRMSQSDLNSWNILVRGYALNECPSEALNLFHELHCLDIKPDSMTIMSILVVCGQMASIHLLRQCHGHVVRTCSDDVHLKAAFLDVYSKCGSLNSAHKLYMSTSQKDLVMFTAMIGAYAMHGMGDKAIGVFGHMLQCNVKPDHVVMTAVLSACRHAGLINEGLIIFNSIDKVHHMTPSMEQYACMVDLLARGGRIKEALSFINQMPVAANANIWGTLLGSCKTHHDVDMGHVVADHILKNETTDIGNFVVLSNLFAADAKWEGVVEMRKLMKIRDLKKPAGCSWIEVGRSKSVFMAGDFSHPNRGLIYNILSNLNGQIKELYDFHLI comes from the coding sequence ATGAGTGAAGCCCTTTCTCTTGTAGTTCAAAGGGTTTGTCAGATAAGGTCAAATTCCAACTACCTGATTTTTGCTGATGTTCTAAAATCATGTGCTGCTGCTTTGCATTTCAACTTGGGGAAAATTTTGCATAGCCTTGTTATTAAACAAGGCCATAGCTCATGCCTATTCATTTTAAAAGCTTTACTCAATATGTATGCAAAATGTGAAGTTCTTGATGATTGCCGTAACTTGTTTGATGAAATCGATGGTCGTGATACTGTCACTTGGAATATTATCTTGTCTGGATTTGCTGGCACATGGAATCACGATGATAAGGTGATGAAGTTGTTTAGTCTTCTCCGCGGTTCTCATAATTCCAAACCGAGCGCTGTTACTCTTGCCATTATTCTTCCAGTATACACTCGCTTAGGCTGTTTGGATTCCGGAAGGAGTATTCATGCGTATGCTGTAAAATCTGGATTGGAATCACAGACACTGGTAGGAAATGCTTTAGTGTCTATGTATGCAAAACGCGGAGTTGTTTTAGATGCATCTTCTGTCTTTTGTGGAATTGCTGACAAAGATGTCGTTTCGTATAATGCGATAATTGCAGGGTTTGCTGAGATTAAGCTTGTAGACAGAGCATTTGAACTCTTTTGTAAGATGATCGAAGAGTTAGTGATACCTAATTATGCAACATTTGCAAATATTTTACCTATCTGTGCTGCTTTGAGATCTACTGTTGGTTTCAAAAAGGGGAAAGAAATACATTCTTATGTGTTGCGAAGAACTGAGCTTGAAAAGGAAACAACTGTCACTAATGCTCTTTTAAGCTTTTATTTGAGAAGTGGAAAAATGAGAGAAGCGCAAAATATATTCAGAAGGATGAAATTTAGAGATCTGGTATCTTGGAACTCTATGATTGCTGGCTATGCTGTAAATGGTGAATGGCTCAAATCATTGGAGATATTTCACGAGTTTGTTCGTTTGGGGTCTATATTGGACTCAATTACTCTAATCAGCATTCTTCCTGCTTGTGCTGAGTTGTGTCATATCCAGGTGGGGAAGGAGATACATGGGTATGTTTTTCGGCATCTTTCTCTTTGTGAGGAAACATCCATTGGAAACGCCCTCATAAGATTTTATGCAAAATGTGGATACATAGAAATTGCAATTCGCACATTCTTATTTATTcctcaaaaagatttgatatcATGGAATACTCTGCTTGATGCATTTGGGGAAAATCTACTTGAAACTCAGTTTGCTGAGTTCTTATATAGAATGCTTGTGGAAGAAGTGAAGCCTGATGCTGTTACTATCTTAACAATTGTGAAGTTATATGGCATTCTTTCTAAGATAAGTAATATTAAACAAGCTCATGGGTATTCATTGAGATCCGGTGTTCTGCTTGCCCAAGTTGAACCCACTCTTGTGAACGCATTGCTTGATGCATATTCCAAATGTGAAAATATGGAGTACGcgtcaaaattatttgaaaatttcttgCAAAAGAGGAATCTGATCACATGTAATTCAATTATTCCTGTATATTTAGCTAATGGTTCTTATGATGATTCAAGTATGTTATTCCGAAGGATGTCTCAGAGTGATCTTAATTCATGGAATATCCTGGTGAGGGGTTATGCTTTAAATGAATGTCCTAGCGAAGCTCTAAATTTGTTCCATGAACTACACTGTCTTGATATAAAACCTGATTCCATGACTATTATGAGCATCCTTGTTGTTTGTGGTCAAATGGCTTCAATTCACTTACTGAGACAGTGTCATGGACATGTGGTTAGGACCTGCTCTGATGATGTTCATCTAAAGGCAGCTTTTTTGGATGTGTACTCAAAATGTGGAAGCTTGAACAGTGCACATAAGCTCTACATGTCAACATCTCAAAAAGATTTGGTCATGTTCACCGCTATGATTGGAGCGTATGCAATGCATGGAATGGGTGACAAAGCCATCGGGGTTTTTGGCCACATGCTTCAGTGCAATGTGAAACCAGATCATGTTGTAATGACTGCTGTCTTATCTGCTTGCCGTCATGCTGGTCTTATTAATGAAGGCTTGATAATATTTAATTCAATAGATAAGGTGCATCATATGACACCTAGCATGGAGCAGTATGCTTGTATGGTGGATCTCCTTGCGCGAGGAGGCCGAATCAAAGAAGCGTTATCATTTATAAATCAAATGCCTGTTGCTGCTAATGCCAATATCTGGGGTACACTGCTTGGTTCTTGCAAAACCCACCATGATGTGGACATGGGTCATGTTGTGGCTGATCACATCTTAAAAAATGAGACCACAGACATTGGAAATTTTGTAGTTTTGTCAAATCTATTTGCTGCAGATGCTAAATGGGAGGGGGTAGTGGAGATGCGGAAGCTGATGAAAATAAGAGACCTAAAAAAGCCAGCTGGATGTAGTTGGATTGAAGTGGGAAGGAGTAAAAGTGTTTTTATGGCTGGTGATTTTTCTCACCCAAATAGAGGTCTTATTTACAACATTTTGAGTAATCTTAATGGACAAATTAAAGAGCTATATGATTTTCATCTTATTTGA